A genomic segment from Blastococcus sp. PRF04-17 encodes:
- a CDS encoding GGDEF domain-containing protein, producing the protein MIAGLVHRVAAMLRRGDVLPPAAPSPGADGAVGGDRRSPDALTTRSSLRELTAAVPALRDELANRARTAGLLVGIVAVIAVPTWTVVDRLAVPHLTELFLVVRLACDIPMLLAMYALWRLPIGRRRPEILTFLVLAVVQIEIAWMIVQTHGHEYYLLGFTLAVYGSGCILVARPRWTAAVVALSWLALAFFAAVQPGRLAAEELITVSVFLATASLIGMLAHLRRYALNQRELVTRVRLEREQQRTGILLAQLERLSHEDALTGLANRRRWDSELGDACTDARRRETVVAMVLVDIDHFKTINDRHGHPGGDEALRHVAALLSRRVRNGDLVARLGGDELAVLMPGADLERACELAETLRVEAAELRPDGFGPREISLSLGVATATGHEAYPVELLARADEQLYRAKITRNAVGSPRRDASIPLPR; encoded by the coding sequence GTGATCGCTGGTCTCGTGCACCGCGTCGCCGCGATGCTGCGTCGGGGTGACGTGCTGCCCCCGGCAGCGCCGTCGCCCGGCGCCGACGGTGCCGTGGGCGGCGACCGGCGGTCCCCGGACGCGCTGACCACGCGCTCGTCGCTGCGGGAGCTCACGGCGGCGGTGCCCGCGCTCCGTGACGAACTGGCCAACCGCGCCCGCACGGCCGGCCTGCTGGTGGGCATCGTCGCGGTGATCGCCGTGCCGACCTGGACCGTCGTCGACCGGCTCGCGGTGCCCCACCTGACCGAGCTCTTCCTGGTCGTCCGCCTCGCGTGCGACATCCCGATGCTGCTGGCGATGTATGCCCTCTGGCGCCTGCCCATCGGGCGCCGGAGGCCCGAGATCCTGACCTTCCTGGTGCTCGCCGTCGTCCAGATCGAGATCGCGTGGATGATCGTGCAGACGCACGGGCACGAGTACTACCTGCTCGGCTTCACCCTCGCCGTCTACGGCAGCGGCTGCATCCTCGTCGCCCGTCCGCGGTGGACGGCCGCCGTCGTCGCGCTCTCGTGGCTGGCGCTGGCCTTCTTCGCGGCCGTCCAGCCGGGCCGCCTGGCGGCCGAGGAACTCATCACCGTCAGCGTCTTCCTGGCCACCGCCTCCCTGATCGGCATGCTCGCCCACCTGCGGCGGTACGCCCTCAACCAGCGCGAACTCGTCACCCGCGTGCGCCTCGAGCGGGAGCAGCAGCGCACCGGCATCCTGCTCGCCCAGCTGGAGCGCCTCAGCCACGAGGACGCGCTCACCGGCTTGGCCAACCGCCGCCGCTGGGACTCCGAGCTGGGCGACGCCTGCACCGACGCGCGCCGGCGCGAGACCGTCGTCGCGATGGTGCTGGTCGACATCGACCACTTCAAGACGATCAACGACCGCCACGGCCACCCGGGCGGTGACGAGGCCCTGCGCCACGTGGCGGCGCTGCTGTCCCGCCGGGTCCGGAACGGCGACCTCGTCGCCCGTCTGGGCGGTGACGAGCTCGCCGTCCTGATGCCCGGAGCCGATCTGGAACGGGCCTGCGAACTGGCCGAGACCCTGCGGGTCGAGGCCGCCGAGCTGCGACCGGACGGCTTCGGGCCGCGGGAGATCAGCCTCTCCCTCGGGGTCGCGACCGCCACGGGGCACGAGGCCTACCCGGTGGAGCTCCTGGCGCGCGCCGACGAGCAGCTCTACCGCGCGAAGATCACCCGCAACGCGGTCGGCTCCCCCCGTCGCGACGCGTCCATCCCGCTCCCCCGCTGA
- a CDS encoding NYN domain-containing protein, which produces MSDSPDAATAPLSEPGAAGDGRSRPPLDLLIWDAPNIDMTLSTVIGARPTAASRPRFDAIAAWFVEGADSAPAPESVEVEACVFANIPPQPGTLQRWVEALRGFGFAVFARPKTQPDDDIDQDMLDHIAVRSHSHQLRRLVVFSGDGRNFAEPLEQLVRAGTRVVVVAFSEVAGYAISSELLEFIDIEDVPGAFVEPLDRVRLDALPPDGAWLRPTRSLREFVSSFTARRDR; this is translated from the coding sequence GTGTCCGACAGCCCCGACGCCGCCACGGCGCCCCTGTCCGAGCCCGGTGCCGCCGGGGACGGCCGGTCCCGTCCACCGCTCGACCTGCTGATCTGGGACGCGCCGAACATCGACATGACCCTGTCGACCGTGATCGGTGCGCGGCCGACGGCCGCCTCGAGGCCGCGGTTCGACGCGATCGCCGCGTGGTTCGTCGAGGGCGCCGACTCCGCCCCCGCCCCGGAGTCGGTCGAGGTCGAGGCGTGCGTGTTCGCGAACATCCCGCCCCAGCCCGGCACGCTGCAGCGCTGGGTGGAGGCCCTGCGCGGGTTCGGATTCGCCGTGTTCGCCCGGCCGAAGACGCAGCCGGACGACGACATCGACCAGGACATGCTCGATCACATCGCCGTCCGGTCGCACAGCCACCAGCTGCGGCGGCTCGTCGTCTTCTCCGGCGACGGCCGCAACTTCGCCGAGCCGCTGGAGCAGCTGGTCCGTGCGGGCACCCGCGTGGTGGTCGTCGCCTTCAGCGAGGTGGCCGGCTACGCGATCAGCTCCGAACTGCTCGAGTTCATCGACATCGAGGACGTTCCGGGCGCCTTCGTGGAGCCCCTGGACCGGGTTCGCCTCGACGCACTGCCTCCGGACGGCGCCTGGCTCCGGCCGACCCGCAGCCTGCGCGAGTTCGTCAGCAGCTTCACCGCCCGCCGCGACCGCTGA
- a CDS encoding putative bifunctional diguanylate cyclase/phosphodiesterase → MPDAVYRLDPDGRFTYLNTAAEVLLERRAEALLGRPALACFPATKGSVLEDNLRAVLADRSPRQFEYHYEPQARWYEVRAFPDPGGIAVFFRDVDAHHRDDQARDAEIRQLNAVLEALPSATVLVDGNGRILTANRAWTANGELLRSNGIAPGGVGDDYLVAMSRGLRPADHAAIAVGLRALWAEPEDGPPGSFDCEYSAELGSELTWFRLQATRVEGSPRVVVTHTDITDRVRTEQAMAWRAGHDELTGLPNRTTMLEMVGSALAQGRPNAPGTALLVVDLDGFKTVNDSLGHQLGDLLLNQVGGRLAEQVRPGDAVGRLGGDQFLVLARECDSAEAAALAFRLQTTFGQPFVASGIPVPLSASIGVAASRPDVCDPHQLLSDADAAMFAAKSMGRDRIHLFSPGLREAARWRLEVATRLRGEAIHELVVHYQPVVRLDTGEVEGMEALVRWQHPERGLLPPDSFLSVAEETGQVIPITRWLLQEATHQAADWAAQGLPLRMSVNVSARHFSAETLVRDVRVALRDSGLPPDHLILELTETSVAEDPTRAEDQLTLLRSHGVRVAIDDFGTGWSSLAQLFSLPISTLKIDRSLLNAAERAVAGETGAVLSAIVGLTRTLGIRSVAEGVETPDHLRMVRDAGCDLAQGWLLGRAMPAEEVPRFVRAVHAGGGDLCAQAVAARAVSRAG, encoded by the coding sequence GTGCCCGACGCCGTCTACCGTCTCGACCCCGACGGCCGGTTCACCTACCTGAACACCGCGGCCGAGGTGCTCCTGGAACGTCGCGCGGAGGCACTGCTCGGGCGCCCCGCCCTCGCCTGCTTCCCGGCCACCAAGGGGTCGGTCCTCGAGGACAACCTCCGGGCCGTGCTCGCCGACCGCTCGCCCCGGCAGTTCGAGTACCACTACGAGCCGCAGGCCCGCTGGTACGAGGTCAGGGCCTTCCCCGATCCCGGGGGCATCGCCGTCTTCTTCCGCGACGTCGATGCCCATCACCGGGACGACCAGGCCCGGGACGCGGAGATCCGGCAGCTCAACGCCGTCCTGGAGGCCCTGCCGTCCGCAACGGTCCTCGTCGACGGGAACGGCCGGATCCTCACCGCCAACCGCGCCTGGACCGCCAACGGGGAGCTGCTGCGCAGCAACGGCATCGCGCCGGGTGGCGTCGGCGACGACTACCTGGTCGCCATGTCCCGCGGACTGCGGCCGGCCGACCACGCCGCGATCGCCGTTGGTCTGCGGGCGCTGTGGGCCGAGCCGGAGGACGGGCCGCCCGGCTCCTTCGACTGCGAGTACTCCGCCGAGCTCGGTTCCGAGCTCACCTGGTTCCGCCTGCAGGCGACCCGGGTCGAGGGTTCGCCGAGAGTCGTCGTCACCCACACCGACATCACCGATCGGGTGCGCACCGAGCAGGCCATGGCCTGGCGGGCCGGTCACGACGAGCTGACCGGACTGCCCAACCGGACCACCATGCTCGAGATGGTCGGCTCCGCGCTCGCCCAGGGCCGGCCGAACGCCCCGGGCACCGCGCTGCTCGTCGTCGACCTCGACGGCTTCAAGACCGTCAACGACTCGCTGGGGCACCAGCTCGGCGACCTCCTGCTCAACCAGGTCGGCGGCCGGCTCGCCGAGCAGGTCCGTCCCGGGGACGCCGTCGGACGGCTGGGGGGCGACCAGTTCCTCGTGCTCGCCCGCGAGTGCGACTCGGCGGAGGCGGCCGCGCTGGCCTTCCGGCTGCAGACGACCTTCGGGCAGCCCTTCGTGGCCTCCGGCATCCCGGTCCCGCTCTCGGCCAGCATCGGGGTCGCGGCATCGCGGCCCGACGTGTGCGACCCGCACCAGTTGCTCAGCGACGCCGACGCCGCGATGTTCGCCGCCAAGAGCATGGGTCGCGACCGCATCCACCTCTTCTCGCCGGGGCTGCGCGAGGCCGCGCGCTGGCGGCTCGAGGTGGCGACGCGCCTGCGTGGGGAGGCGATCCACGAGCTCGTCGTCCACTACCAGCCGGTCGTGCGGCTCGACACCGGCGAGGTCGAGGGCATGGAGGCCTTGGTGCGCTGGCAGCATCCCGAGCGCGGTCTGTTGCCCCCCGATTCGTTCCTCTCCGTCGCAGAGGAGACCGGGCAGGTCATCCCGATCACGCGGTGGCTGCTCCAGGAAGCCACTCACCAGGCGGCCGACTGGGCGGCCCAGGGCCTGCCGCTGCGCATGTCGGTGAACGTCAGCGCGCGGCACTTCTCGGCGGAGACGCTGGTCAGGGACGTGCGAGTGGCGTTGCGCGACTCCGGGCTGCCGCCGGACCACCTCATCCTCGAACTGACCGAGACCAGTGTCGCCGAAGATCCCACGAGGGCCGAGGACCAGCTGACCCTGCTCCGCAGCCACGGTGTGCGGGTCGCGATCGACGACTTCGGCACCGGGTGGTCCTCGCTCGCCCAGCTGTTCTCCCTGCCGATCAGCACGCTGAAGATCGACCGGTCCCTGCTGAACGCAGCCGAGCGCGCCGTGGCCGGAGAGACCGGCGCGGTGCTGTCGGCGATCGTCGGCCTGACCCGCACCCTCGGCATCCGGTCGGTCGCCGAGGGCGTCGAGACGCCCGACCACCTGAGGATGGTCCGGGACGCCGGCTGCGACCTCGCCCAGGGCTGGCTGCTCGGGCGGGCCATGCCGGCCGAGGAGGTGCCCCGCTTCGTGCGCGCCGTCCACGCAGGCGGCGGGGACCTGTGCGCGCAGGCGGTGGCGGCCCGCGCGGTGTCCCGAGCCGGGTGA